One stretch of Nocardia mangyaensis DNA includes these proteins:
- a CDS encoding MMPL family transporter — translation MRESRSMRWGRFVHRHRFLVLGLFVFTVLVSGWFGRDLADRYTQEGWFDESSESVAASKLADDTFGRDTDGDLIVIYTAPPGATVDDAGVRGPVMAALDDLRADHGERIQKIDSYWDSPFSANASDESKQHAFASIGLAGGGGTATVENYLALKPHLNAGVPGGGPGGTTVQLAGLQPVVEGINIGMQHDIRRAEMIALPIVAVLLYFVFGGLVGALLPVLIGGLTILGTSGILRLLTAHIEVNVFASAVMTLVALGLAIDYGLFTVTRFREELAAGRDVEEATARTVATAGRTVLFSAGIIAISLGALFIFPNGVLRSVPYGGISAVMLAALLSVTALPAALSIAGRRIDWLGWKRFSRSKTEAQIDAGFFSRLAQWSMRRPWAVVIPIVLGLLALSIPLRHIEFGGISEKYLAADNPARVAQEDFDHLFPGFRTEPLKMVVVGASPQQLGDIRYEANQIPGLTGRFEPAAPTKDDVNVLSAGLDDKRDADRVIDALRDLPEPPGVQIMVAGIPALERDSINGLIDGLPLLLAILIAAALALMIVAFRSVILALKAVAMSALSLVSTLGVLTWIFVQGHGSEVFAFTPGPLMFAVVALIVTVIFGLSTDYEVFLLSRIAEKRASGADATESIRYGVAHTGSVITSAAAILIVVTGAFGFSDLVLMKYIAYGMIVALIIDATIIRMVLTPALLKIIWR, via the coding sequence ATGCGGGAATCGCGATCGATGCGGTGGGGCCGGTTCGTCCACCGCCACCGCTTCCTGGTGCTCGGACTGTTCGTGTTCACCGTGCTGGTCTCGGGCTGGTTCGGCCGCGACCTGGCCGACCGCTACACCCAGGAAGGCTGGTTCGACGAGAGCAGCGAGTCGGTGGCGGCCTCGAAACTGGCCGACGACACCTTCGGTCGCGACACCGACGGCGACCTGATCGTCATCTACACCGCCCCACCGGGTGCCACCGTCGACGACGCCGGTGTGCGTGGGCCGGTCATGGCCGCACTCGACGATCTGCGCGCCGACCACGGCGAACGCATCCAGAAGATCGACAGCTACTGGGACAGCCCGTTCTCTGCGAACGCCTCGGACGAGAGCAAACAGCACGCCTTCGCCAGCATCGGGCTGGCCGGGGGTGGTGGCACCGCCACGGTCGAGAACTATCTGGCGCTCAAACCACACCTGAACGCCGGTGTGCCCGGCGGCGGCCCCGGTGGGACGACAGTGCAGCTGGCCGGGCTGCAGCCGGTCGTCGAGGGCATCAACATCGGCATGCAGCACGACATCCGGCGCGCGGAGATGATCGCGCTGCCGATCGTGGCCGTGCTGCTGTACTTCGTGTTCGGCGGGTTGGTCGGCGCGTTGCTGCCGGTGCTGATCGGTGGGCTCACCATTCTCGGCACCTCCGGGATCCTGCGGCTGCTCACTGCCCACATCGAGGTCAACGTTTTCGCCAGCGCGGTGATGACGCTGGTCGCGCTGGGTCTGGCGATCGACTACGGACTGTTCACGGTGACCAGATTCCGGGAGGAACTGGCCGCGGGTCGCGATGTGGAAGAGGCGACCGCGCGCACCGTCGCCACCGCCGGGCGGACGGTTCTCTTCTCGGCGGGCATCATCGCGATCAGCCTCGGCGCGCTGTTCATCTTTCCCAACGGCGTGCTGCGATCAGTGCCTTACGGCGGCATCTCGGCGGTCATGCTGGCGGCCCTGTTGTCGGTGACCGCCCTGCCCGCCGCGCTGAGCATCGCCGGGCGGCGCATCGACTGGCTCGGCTGGAAACGGTTTTCCCGCAGCAAGACCGAGGCCCAGATCGACGCCGGGTTCTTCTCCCGGCTCGCGCAGTGGTCGATGCGGCGGCCGTGGGCGGTGGTGATCCCGATCGTGCTCGGTCTGCTGGCGTTGAGTATTCCGTTGCGCCACATCGAGTTCGGCGGGATCAGCGAGAAGTACCTCGCCGCCGACAACCCCGCGCGGGTGGCGCAGGAGGACTTCGACCACCTGTTCCCCGGATTCCGGACCGAACCGTTGAAGATGGTCGTGGTCGGTGCCTCCCCGCAGCAGCTCGGTGACATCCGCTACGAGGCCAATCAGATTCCCGGGTTGACCGGTCGCTTCGAGCCCGCCGCGCCCACGAAGGACGACGTGAACGTCCTTTCGGCCGGACTCGACGACAAACGCGACGCCGACCGGGTGATCGACGCACTCCGTGACCTCCCGGAACCACCGGGCGTGCAGATCATGGTCGCCGGAATCCCGGCGCTCGAACGCGACAGCATCAACGGACTGATCGACGGGCTGCCCCTGTTGTTGGCGATCCTGATCGCGGCGGCGCTGGCATTGATGATCGTGGCGTTCCGGTCGGTGATCCTGGCGCTGAAGGCCGTCGCGATGAGCGCGTTGAGCCTAGTGTCAACCCTGGGTGTGCTGACGTGGATCTTCGTGCAGGGCCACGGATCGGAGGTCTTCGCCTTCACGCCGGGGCCACTGATGTTCGCTGTGGTGGCACTGATCGTCACGGTGATCTTCGGCCTGTCCACCGACTACGAGGTGTTCCTGCTGTCCCGGATCGCGGAGAAACGCGCCTCCGGCGCCGACGCGACCGAATCCATCCGCTACGGCGTCGCCCACACCGGCAGCGTCATCACCTCCGCGGCCGCGATCCTGATCGTGGTGACCGGCGCGTTCGGCTTCTCGGATCTGGTCCTGATGAAATACATCGCCTACGGCATGATCGTGGCGCTGATCATCGACGCCACCATCATTCGCATGGTGCTGACCCCGGCCCTACTCAAGATCATCTGGCGGTAG
- a CDS encoding BTAD domain-containing putative transcriptional regulator → MQFGVLGAIEVRTERGDPVRVPELKVRLLLAHLLLRGGEPMSADQLIDQLWGERPPSDPKGALQAKVSQLRRALGDAEPGGRDLVVTDPAGYRLRPTKLALDSDRFADLLSRARAEPAPRARAVLLDDALALWRGPAYADVAEASAAQPVIGRLTEQRLTAIEDRAETLLELGEHLTVAGELAQVGAEHPLRERLRAAQMRALYRAGRANEALAIFDELRRRLRTELGADPGPELVNLHRDLLEHSPRLRPTVTRSARHRTALPVPLTELIGRAADSARVLALFDHSRLVTLTGIGGVGKTRLALAVALELDARQPDGARFVELDPLPATGSETGATAVAAVAEVICAALGVKAAASAGAVPTADPVAMLTEFARDFRGVLVLDNCEHLIGAVAKLVAGLLAAAPGASVLATSREPLALAGEAVHPVQPLPVDGSAVELFAARAAAADPDFVLDASTDADVRAICLRLDGIPLALELAAARARSLGVAELATRLDDRFRVLSARRPGAPARQQTLRATIDWSWALLTEPERLVLRRLSVFAGGATLAAAEHVCGDADDRVPVRRADHRGRGGDVAPVLGAAHHERIGVAEVIAGLVDRSLVVRGSDARFRMLESVSAYATERLADAGETERIRDRHVGYYLALADSADSHLRGREQREWLSDLDAEDPNMRAALCAASTDQGLRLVSALSWYWFLRGRPGIAIDAADAVLAAPGGDDRLRAQVLVWRTGLALWSRDETAAPDHGAAVLASVPPDSPHRARAHWLMSFAHWGFGDPAVPIGWAETALRDFGAAGDEWGMAAVLAIRASFAMLRDDLDASRRDAERADEMFTALGDRWGRVQALDTLAGVAEITGAYAEAIRLQSTALRMAEDLALWPEIAARLSGLGRVVMLTGDLDASADLHHRARRLALDQGNLALVGFAEFGLALTARRRGDLDTAERLLLSWLTDDEPKSIAALTPLAELGFLAEMRGDGAAARALHTKAHHLALATGAGPRALALTLEGLAGAHSILGEPGWAARLLGAADATRRTVGAALPPGERFDVDRITATASAVLGASTFADEYAEGAADPDLPRSADDGSYEQGGSATAR, encoded by the coding sequence GTGCAGTTCGGGGTCCTCGGCGCGATCGAAGTACGTACCGAACGCGGCGATCCGGTACGCGTGCCGGAGCTCAAGGTTCGGCTGTTGCTCGCCCACCTGTTGCTGCGCGGCGGTGAACCGATGTCGGCCGATCAACTCATCGACCAACTGTGGGGCGAACGGCCGCCGTCTGATCCCAAGGGCGCACTCCAGGCGAAGGTCTCTCAGCTACGGCGCGCACTCGGCGACGCGGAACCGGGCGGACGAGATCTGGTGGTGACCGATCCGGCGGGCTACCGGTTACGGCCGACGAAGCTCGCGCTCGATTCCGACCGCTTCGCCGACCTGCTGAGCCGGGCGCGCGCCGAGCCCGCACCGCGAGCCAGGGCTGTCCTGCTCGACGACGCCCTCGCGCTGTGGCGCGGTCCGGCCTACGCGGATGTGGCCGAGGCATCGGCCGCGCAACCTGTCATCGGCCGGCTGACCGAACAGCGGCTCACCGCGATCGAAGACCGGGCCGAAACGCTGCTGGAATTGGGTGAGCATCTGACGGTCGCCGGCGAGCTCGCGCAGGTCGGGGCCGAACATCCACTGCGAGAGCGGCTGCGGGCAGCGCAGATGCGCGCGCTGTACCGGGCGGGCCGGGCCAACGAAGCGCTGGCGATCTTCGACGAGCTACGCCGCAGGCTGCGCACCGAACTCGGCGCAGATCCCGGCCCAGAGCTGGTGAACCTGCATCGCGACCTGCTCGAGCACAGCCCGCGCCTGCGTCCGACCGTCACCCGATCCGCCCGGCACCGCACCGCACTCCCGGTTCCGCTGACCGAACTGATCGGCCGCGCAGCGGATTCGGCTCGGGTGCTTGCCCTGTTCGACCACTCCCGGCTGGTCACGCTGACCGGAATCGGCGGGGTCGGCAAAACCAGGCTCGCGCTGGCGGTAGCCCTCGAACTCGACGCGCGACAGCCCGACGGCGCTCGCTTCGTCGAACTGGATCCGCTGCCGGCCACCGGATCCGAGACCGGTGCGACAGCGGTGGCCGCTGTCGCCGAAGTCATCTGCGCGGCCCTCGGAGTGAAGGCAGCCGCGAGCGCGGGTGCCGTGCCCACCGCAGACCCGGTCGCGATGCTCACCGAGTTCGCGCGCGACTTCCGCGGCGTGCTCGTGCTGGACAACTGCGAGCATCTGATCGGTGCGGTCGCGAAGCTGGTGGCCGGGCTGCTCGCCGCGGCACCAGGGGCGAGCGTGCTCGCGACCAGCCGGGAACCCCTCGCGCTCGCCGGTGAGGCGGTACACCCGGTGCAACCCCTTCCGGTGGACGGCTCGGCGGTCGAGTTGTTCGCCGCGCGGGCAGCGGCGGCCGATCCGGACTTCGTCCTCGACGCGAGCACCGACGCCGATGTCCGTGCGATCTGTCTGCGCCTGGACGGGATCCCGCTGGCATTGGAGCTCGCCGCGGCCAGGGCGCGATCGCTCGGCGTGGCCGAGCTGGCCACCCGGCTCGATGACCGCTTCCGCGTGCTCTCGGCGCGCCGACCGGGCGCACCGGCCCGCCAGCAGACGCTGCGCGCCACGATCGACTGGAGCTGGGCGTTGTTGACCGAGCCCGAGCGTCTCGTGTTGCGCAGGCTTTCGGTCTTCGCCGGTGGTGCGACCCTGGCGGCGGCCGAGCACGTCTGCGGCGATGCGGACGATCGCGTCCCAGTGCGGCGGGCCGATCATCGGGGCCGAGGCGGCGACGTGGCGCCGGTCCTGGGCGCCGCGCACCACGAGCGCATCGGCGTGGCCGAGGTGATCGCCGGGTTGGTCGACCGGTCGCTGGTGGTGCGCGGATCCGATGCGCGGTTCCGGATGCTCGAATCGGTGTCGGCCTACGCCACCGAGCGGCTGGCGGACGCGGGCGAGACCGAGCGAATTCGGGACCGACATGTCGGCTACTACCTGGCGCTGGCCGACTCGGCCGACTCGCACCTACGCGGCCGGGAGCAGCGCGAGTGGCTGTCCGACCTCGATGCCGAGGACCCGAACATGCGCGCCGCGCTGTGTGCTGCCTCGACCGACCAGGGATTGCGCCTGGTGTCGGCGCTGTCGTGGTATTGGTTCCTGCGCGGCCGACCCGGCATCGCCATCGACGCCGCCGACGCGGTGCTGGCCGCGCCGGGTGGAGACGACCGGCTCCGCGCGCAGGTCCTTGTGTGGCGAACGGGTCTGGCGCTGTGGTCACGCGACGAGACCGCGGCACCTGATCACGGTGCCGCGGTCCTGGCGTCGGTGCCGCCGGACAGCCCGCACCGGGCCCGCGCACACTGGCTGATGTCCTTCGCGCACTGGGGTTTCGGTGATCCGGCGGTGCCGATCGGGTGGGCCGAGACCGCGCTGCGCGATTTCGGCGCGGCCGGCGACGAGTGGGGAATGGCCGCGGTGCTGGCCATCCGGGCGTCGTTCGCGATGCTGCGCGACGATCTCGACGCCAGCAGACGCGACGCGGAACGCGCCGACGAGATGTTCACCGCGCTCGGCGACCGGTGGGGCCGCGTGCAGGCCCTCGACACCCTGGCCGGTGTCGCCGAGATCACCGGGGCGTACGCCGAAGCCATCCGCCTGCAATCCACCGCCCTGCGCATGGCCGAGGATCTGGCGCTGTGGCCCGAGATCGCGGCCAGACTGTCCGGTCTCGGGCGGGTGGTCATGCTCACCGGCGATCTGGACGCCTCCGCCGACCTGCACCACCGTGCTCGGCGCCTGGCACTGGACCAGGGCAATCTCGCCCTGGTCGGCTTCGCGGAGTTCGGGCTGGCACTCACCGCTCGCCGGCGCGGCGACCTCGATACCGCCGAACGCCTGCTGCTGTCCTGGCTCACCGACGACGAGCCGAAGTCGATTGCCGCGCTCACCCCGTTGGCCGAACTGGGCTTCCTCGCCGAGATGCGCGGCGACGGCGCGGCGGCGCGTGCGCTGCACACGAAAGCCCACCACCTGGCCTTGGCAACGGGTGCCGGCCCGCGCGCGCTCGCTCTCACCCTGGAGGGCCTGGCAGGGGCCCACTCGATCCTCGGCGAACCCGGCTGGGCGGCCCGGCTCCTCGGGGCCGCCGACGCCACCCGCCGCACCGTCGGCGCGGCGCTCCCGCCCGGGGAACGCTTCGACGTCGACCGAATCACCGCCACGGCGAGCGCCGTACTCGGCGCGAGCACCTTCGCCGACGAATACGCCGAGGGCGCCGCCGATCCCGACCTTCCCCGCAGCGCCGACGACGGGAGCTACGAGCAGGGTGGGTCGGCTACCGCCAGATGA
- a CDS encoding MFS transporter — MTAAELVPKAGRREWFGLALLTLPLLVLAFDVSVLYLAAPQLTADLAPTAVQQLWILDIYGFLIAGFLVTMGSLGDRIGRRRLLLIGGAAFAAASVLAAFAPSAELLIAARALLGIAGATLMPSTLALISTMFVDPHQRRFAIAIWMTVFSAGVAVGPVVGGVMLELFWWGSVFLLAVPVMALLVALGPILLPEERGRSAGGWIDLPSSALSLATMLPLVYGFKESVAHGISVSSMTALGIGVGAGVLFVRRQRRLPDPMLDVSLFTRRVFVGAVALMLLGTIAINGVFYLVPQYLQLVRGVSALAAGLWMIPIAGVSVLASLCTPRLARQFGRRALLAGAGVLAAAGCLGLTFLEVDTALPILLVCVSLAVLGNTPTGVLGTDLVVSSAPPERAGSAAAITETAGEMGVGVGIALTGTLVAAVYQSTMADQLPATVPTEAAAAANEGVAAAESAARALPTEVGVALVDTARTAFTTGFAAAGYLGAALVACIVGLVLLVVPSDRGEGSDESGSAGEEEKSGARLEEPTS, encoded by the coding sequence ATGACCGCCGCCGAACTCGTGCCGAAAGCAGGCCGGCGGGAATGGTTCGGACTGGCGCTGCTCACCCTGCCGCTGCTCGTCCTGGCCTTCGACGTCAGCGTTCTGTACCTGGCCGCGCCGCAGCTGACTGCCGACCTCGCGCCCACCGCGGTGCAGCAACTGTGGATTCTGGACATCTACGGATTCCTGATCGCGGGCTTTCTCGTCACCATGGGGTCACTCGGTGACCGGATCGGGCGGCGCAGGCTCCTGCTGATCGGCGGTGCCGCCTTCGCGGCCGCGTCCGTGCTGGCCGCCTTCGCGCCGTCGGCGGAGCTGCTGATCGCCGCGCGGGCGCTGCTGGGCATCGCGGGCGCGACCCTGATGCCCTCGACCCTGGCCCTGATCAGCACCATGTTCGTCGATCCGCATCAGCGCAGGTTCGCCATCGCGATCTGGATGACGGTGTTCTCCGCCGGGGTCGCTGTCGGCCCGGTGGTCGGCGGGGTGATGCTGGAGCTGTTCTGGTGGGGATCGGTGTTCCTGCTCGCGGTGCCGGTGATGGCGTTGCTCGTCGCGCTCGGGCCGATTCTGCTGCCCGAGGAGCGGGGGCGAAGCGCGGGCGGGTGGATCGACCTGCCCAGCTCGGCGCTGTCCCTGGCGACGATGTTGCCGCTGGTGTACGGCTTCAAAGAGTCGGTGGCGCATGGCATCTCGGTCTCGTCGATGACAGCGCTCGGCATCGGCGTGGGCGCCGGCGTGCTGTTCGTGCGCAGGCAGCGCCGGCTGCCCGATCCGATGCTGGACGTCTCGCTGTTCACCAGGCGCGTGTTCGTCGGGGCCGTCGCGCTGATGCTGCTCGGTACGATCGCGATCAACGGCGTGTTCTACCTTGTGCCGCAGTATCTTCAGCTCGTCCGTGGCGTCTCGGCGCTCGCCGCGGGACTGTGGATGATCCCGATCGCCGGAGTCTCGGTGCTCGCCTCGCTGTGCACGCCCCGGCTGGCGCGCCAGTTCGGGCGCCGTGCCCTGCTCGCCGGTGCCGGGGTGCTCGCGGCGGCCGGTTGCCTCGGACTGACCTTCCTCGAGGTCGATACGGCGCTACCGATCCTGCTGGTCTGCGTGTCGCTGGCGGTGCTCGGCAACACACCGACCGGGGTGCTCGGCACCGACCTGGTGGTGAGTTCCGCGCCGCCCGAGCGCGCCGGTTCGGCCGCCGCGATCACCGAGACCGCCGGTGAAATGGGCGTCGGCGTCGGCATCGCGCTCACCGGTACCCTGGTTGCCGCCGTCTATCAGTCCACGATGGCCGACCAGCTCCCCGCGACCGTCCCCACCGAAGCCGCCGCGGCGGCGAACGAGGGTGTCGCCGCAGCCGAGTCGGCGGCCCGTGCCCTGCCCACCGAAGTCGGCGTCGCGCTGGTCGACACCGCCCGAACCGCGTTCACCACCGGGTTCGCGGCCGCCGGCTACCTCGGCGCGGCGCTCGTGGCCTGCATCGTCGGCCTCGTGCTACTGGTCGTGCCATCGGATCGAGGCGAGGGCTCTGACGAATCCGGTTCCGCGGGTGAGGAAGAGAAATCCGGGGCGAGACTCGAGGAGCCCACGAGCTGA
- a CDS encoding SDR family NAD(P)-dependent oxidoreductase has protein sequence MTRGETSNVRPTSTGADTGTPSARTWFITGANRGLGRAFTVAALAVGDTVVATARDPRSMSDLAEERLTVLPLDVRDREQVFATVAKAFDVTGRIEVLVNNAGYGLVGALEELTETQIRDQMDTNFYGALWVSQAALPHLRAQGSGHIVQISTVGAVGSLPLFSMYNASKWALEGFSASLADELRPFGIKVTLAQMGGFDTDWAKSSMKFAEAVPAYSAAREAILGMPDYPDLSALPSTEEASTEPAAEGEWVEAAPELAAVGLLALVAEPHPPLRKIIGPGAHQMVTMALDARRQDYLADPEFSWPS, from the coding sequence TTGACTCGCGGCGAAACCAGCAATGTCCGTCCCACCTCGACGGGAGCCGACACCGGAACTCCATCGGCGAGAACCTGGTTCATCACCGGCGCCAATCGTGGTCTCGGCCGGGCGTTCACCGTCGCTGCCCTGGCGGTCGGCGACACCGTCGTCGCCACCGCCCGCGACCCGCGCTCCATGTCCGACCTCGCCGAGGAACGACTCACGGTGCTGCCCTTGGACGTGCGTGATCGCGAGCAGGTCTTCGCCACGGTGGCCAAGGCGTTCGATGTCACCGGCCGCATCGAGGTCCTCGTCAACAACGCCGGCTACGGTCTGGTCGGCGCGCTCGAGGAACTGACCGAAACGCAGATCCGCGATCAGATGGACACCAACTTCTACGGGGCGCTGTGGGTTTCGCAAGCCGCACTCCCCCACCTGCGCGCCCAGGGGTCGGGCCACATCGTGCAGATCTCGACAGTCGGCGCGGTCGGTTCCCTGCCACTGTTCAGCATGTACAACGCCAGCAAGTGGGCGCTCGAAGGCTTCAGCGCCTCCCTCGCCGACGAACTGCGCCCCTTCGGTATCAAGGTCACCCTGGCGCAGATGGGCGGCTTCGACACCGACTGGGCGAAGTCGAGCATGAAGTTCGCCGAGGCCGTTCCGGCCTATTCGGCCGCCCGCGAAGCCATCCTCGGTATGCCCGACTACCCGGACCTGTCGGCCCTGCCGTCGACCGAGGAAGCCTCGACCGAACCGGCCGCCGAGGGCGAATGGGTCGAAGCCGCACCGGAGCTCGCCGCTGTCGGCTTGCTGGCCCTCGTCGCCGAGCCCCATCCGCCGCTGCGCAAGATCATCGGCCCCGGTGCGCACCAGATGGTCACCATGGCTCTCGATGCCCGCCGCCAGGACTACCTCGCGGACCCCGAATTCAGCTGGCCGAGCTGA